GGCGTCGAACTCGGGACCGTGATGAAGATGCTCGGGGCGACGGACTCTCAGACTGTCTCGGGCTTCCTTCAGGAGGAGTTTACCCGTGTCGGCAAGAAAACGGCCGACTCGGTTATCGACGAGTTCCGTGACCGCCACTACGGCCGCGAGATGCGCTGGCAGCCACCCGCAGCCCACGAGGACATCGACCTCGAGAGCGCGGTCTCCGAGGCAACGGTAAACAAAGGGGCGGACGCGACGGCAGCGTTCGCCGAAACTATCGCAGACGAGGTCGACAGCACCGACCGGATCGCCCACCACGAACTGCTCGAGATCGTCGAAGACACCGCTGAGGCGGTCGAAGACGAGTACGGAACGACGTTCGGCGAGACCGTCCGCGACAACGCCGTCGACGCGGTCTGGCTCGCGCTGATCGATGAGTTGCCAGACGATGCGGCCGAGCCAGCATCGGATGACGGGACGGCTGACTCGAGGCTCGTTACCGATTGTTACGAACTCGCAGACGACGCAACGAGTACGCGCAAGGACGACGAGATTATCCAGGCGTTCGCCCAGCGACTGGCTGGGACGCTCGTCGATGCAGCCGAGGACGACGTTCGACACCGGATCACGCACGACGGCCTGTGGGAGTACGTCGACCGCGCTGCAGACCTCACCGAGGAGTACGACGAGGTCACCTTCGGTGACACCGCCCGTGAGAACATCGTCGAAGCAATCTGGGACGTGATGGCGACCGTCCCCGATGATCCACCACTCGTGCGTGAACTCGACGGCGACCGCGACGCGACGAGCGACCTCGTCGACGGGATGCGGGCGACGGATATCATGGCACCGCCGACCCGGTGTCTTGCCCCCATCTCTGCGGATCTGATCGAGGCTGGACTCCAGAAGGAGTTCGACGCCGACTTTTACGCCTCCGCCACGCGCGATGCCGAAGTCCACGGCGGCGATCCGTTCGTCGTCGAAGCCGGCATCGCCTACGGCGGCGACCTCGAGGCCGAAGGGAGCGCCGACGTGCTCCGATTTGCAAACCGCGTGCCACTGGTCTACCAGCGCGGTGCGTGTGCGACGACTGACGTGGTCAAAAGTATCGGCTGGCGAAATTACGGACTCGACCAGCCCGGTGGCTCCGGCGTGCCAAACGGCCCTGCGGTGATCATGATTCACGTCGCCTCGACGAACGTTCCCTTCACAAGCGAGTCCAAAGACGCCGTCGCGAACGTTCCGGAAATCGAAGACGAGATCGAACTCGCGATCCGTGAGGCCGCACGCGAACTCAAGAGCTTCCTCAACAAGCGCCGCTCGATGCAGAAACGCCGGAAGAAACAGAACGTCCTCGGGAAGATTCTCCCCGAAATGGCAACCAAGGTTGCCGAAGTGACCGGCAAAGAAGAGCCAAACATCGACGACGCTATCGCCCGAATCATGAACAACGTCCTCGTCGAACGCGAGGTCGAACAGAACGGCACCACACAGGCCGTCTCGATTGTGGTCGAGAACAACTCGGGAACGAACGAATCGCTCGAGATTACGGACATCGTCTCAGCCGAACCGAGCGCCCTGCCCGATGACGCCACCGTCGTCGAAATGGATGGCGAGTGGTTCGTCAAGTGGGGCGTCGAGGTCGCAAGCGACGACGAGGCCGCACTCGAGTATACGGTCTCAGATGACGCGGCGTTCGATCTGGATATCAAGGGTGTCGAAAGCGAGAAACTTACCGTCAAACAATGAGCGCGGACAACGAACAACAGGCCAGAGAACAGTTACTCGATCTCGCAGCGCAGTTTTACGACCAGTTCGAACTGGGCGAGATTCCACATATGTCCGTGCCGACGCGGACGAAGAACAACATCGAATATGACGAGGACTCGAACGTCTGGGTGTACGGCGACCGCGAGTCGACGCGCTCGGCAAACTCCGTCAAGGGGGCACGAAAGCTCCTCAAGGCAGTCTACACCATCGAGTTCCTCGCCGAACAACTCGAGGAAGATCGGTCCTCGACCCTGCGTGAACTCTACTACCTTTCAGAGAGTTGGGATAACAACGAGGCCCAGTTTACGAGTCAGGACGAGTCCAACGGCATGATCGAGGACTTAGAGATCGTCTCCGGCGTCACTCGCGAGGACTTCCACATGCGCCCCGAGGAGTCGGGCGCGAAGGTGATGGGGCCAATCCATATTCGTGAGCAGACGAACCGTGGCGACCGCGACATCCACTGCCAACTGGACGTCGGGCAGGGCGGGTATCAGATTCCGAACAACCCGGATATGATCCAGTTCCTCGACAACGACGCCGATTTCGTCCT
The Natronolimnobius baerhuensis DNA segment above includes these coding regions:
- a CDS encoding DNA topoisomerase VI subunit B; amino-acid sequence: MTSFQSTLGEEEGIAEELAENQQAISIAEFFEKNKHMLGFDSGARGLVTAVKEAVDNALDAAEESGILPDIYVEIQEAGDYYRLIVEDNGPGLTKDSLPKVFGKLLYGSRFHAREQSRGQQGIGISAAVLYSQLTSGKPAKITSRTEGSSEAQYFELIVDTDDNEPEISVEETTTWDRPHGTRIELEMEANMRARQQLHDYIKHTAVVNPHARLELREPTAHFKFERATDQLPEETEEIRPHPHGVELGTVMKMLGATDSQTVSGFLQEEFTRVGKKTADSVIDEFRDRHYGREMRWQPPAAHEDIDLESAVSEATVNKGADATAAFAETIADEVDSTDRIAHHELLEIVEDTAEAVEDEYGTTFGETVRDNAVDAVWLALIDELPDDAAEPASDDGTADSRLVTDCYELADDATSTRKDDEIIQAFAQRLAGTLVDAAEDDVRHRITHDGLWEYVDRAADLTEEYDEVTFGDTARENIVEAIWDVMATVPDDPPLVRELDGDRDATSDLVDGMRATDIMAPPTRCLAPISADLIEAGLQKEFDADFYASATRDAEVHGGDPFVVEAGIAYGGDLEAEGSADVLRFANRVPLVYQRGACATTDVVKSIGWRNYGLDQPGGSGVPNGPAVIMIHVASTNVPFTSESKDAVANVPEIEDEIELAIREAARELKSFLNKRRSMQKRRKKQNVLGKILPEMATKVAEVTGKEEPNIDDAIARIMNNVLVEREVEQNGTTQAVSIVVENNSGTNESLEITDIVSAEPSALPDDATVVEMDGEWFVKWGVEVASDDEAALEYTVSDDAAFDLDIKGVESEKLTVKQ
- a CDS encoding DNA topoisomerase IV subunit A, producing MSADNEQQAREQLLDLAAQFYDQFELGEIPHMSVPTRTKNNIEYDEDSNVWVYGDRESTRSANSVKGARKLLKAVYTIEFLAEQLEEDRSSTLRELYYLSESWDNNEAQFTSQDESNGMIEDLEIVSGVTREDFHMRPEESGAKVMGPIHIREQTNRGDRDIHCQLDVGQGGYQIPNNPDMIQFLDNDADFVLCVETGGMRDRLVENGFDEEHNAIVVHLGGQPARATRRLTKRFHDELGLPVVVFTDGDPWSYRIYGSVAYGSIKSAHLSEYLATPEAKFIGIQPADIVEYDLPTDPLSDSDKNALESELEDPRFQTDYWEEQIELQLEIEKKSEQQSLASHGLDFVTDTYLPERLSEMGVI